A genomic segment from Montipora foliosa isolate CH-2021 chromosome 9, ASM3666993v2, whole genome shotgun sequence encodes:
- the LOC137970398 gene encoding glutamine amidotransferase-like class 1 domain-containing protein 1 — protein MAGKPSCLIVCSSSPQGVSAQSFIHAFTLTHSVFNVQIATPQGQQIDFVKSDENSRKWLNEFRAKPFSVPGKLEDVDASRFGAILIPSSPGALHDLAQNNELAKVLNAFIHEKKPICAIGHGIAGLCSAKREGSQSWSFKSYSVTGPSVFESARSPDFSSLPLIIEDWIKDNGGTYSATEPDGMHVIIDRHLITGQNDTSTLSAVQNLILLCNARQGKTKS, from the exons ATGGCTGGCAAACCAAGCTGTCTGATTGTGTGCAGCTCCTCTCCTCAAG GTGTCTCGGCTCAATCGTTCATTCACGCTTTTACACTCACGCATTCAGTCTTCAATGTACAGATTGCAACACCTCAG GGACAGCAAATAGATTTTGTAAAGTCTGATGAAAATAGCAGGAAGTGGTTAAATGAATTCAGAGCCAAGCCATTCTCAGTTCCAGGAAAACTTGAGGATGTTGATG CTTCCAGGTTTGGTGCAATACTGATTCCAAGTTCTCCTGGAGCACTTCATGACCTTGCTCAAAACAATGAGCTTGCTAAAGTACTCAATGCATTTATCCATGAAAAAA AGCCCATCTGTGCGATTGGACATGGTATTGCTGGTCTTTGTTCAGCAAAGAGAGAGGGATCACAATCCTGGAGTTTCAAAAGTTACAGTGTGACTGGG CCGTCAGTTTTTGAGTCAGCTCGTTCACCTGATTTTTCAAGTCTTCCCCTAATCATTGAGGACTGGATCAAGGATAATGGGGGCACGTACAGTG caACTGAACCAGATGGAATGCATGTAATCATTGACAGGCACCTCATTACCGGGCAAAATGACACCTCAACGCTGTCAGCTGTGCAGAACCTCATTCTCTTGTGTAATgcaag ACAAGGAAAAACCAAGAGTTAA
- the LOC137969493 gene encoding protein CFAP20DC-like, protein MFKHEFQGGPFVEVFSAQGRDVAKWRLSGSASTKNKVYDKDVKGFVYILEGETTTTKMSLPKDEKHSLCLLQRFLVLQLYVPLGHSFSLEFGVTDSGNNKRRILLSSNHREVTITHFHARFPLNILRLGVWLNLCVDLQSLVGETFKGQSFKALENLTISASCRLRKIFTMKLQPCDTTDDDEIYSCGNTNIGELDNIPKALQLSTTPDIQYYTQVINMAKLWHTEIKSKEKAGLPPPSTPILSDSELNNRPEDEPTHIAFGSKIVIPKHARKSSREGGSSSAGMRSSSGLLNRSGSIPQLRTVSPAVEPESGRESSRQTQRLSCQRSLSDATSLQSRDQSHIQLEVEASQSTMQPRPPRTGSGGTSRRRPFRVKHPGSGNAKSRNADDQDVANSFKTQVNGTESKDIISEKDMDSNPESISRSQSESSLKMSGSEDSLSESLNKFKIQIPAKEQNGHNNGYDIDSRGTQPHTADTEKESPPVFTFFSKPRSAPRSPRNRQRKQSDSNASMGMQEPQDKLGLQTSPQALNVPDPKSKRQGRGRKDSNKSEYDSDFHRASGESSAEEDDLQNFLKTSGNSRCSSRGSKLSPLTPSPEPDPLSNSQILRMSIRSSLLKEIPSPRKSNTRIYDAKNYQSDASLWRNCQSDASSWRFDTSVMSNSMSDNSQDQSLNSSVGEDRIIIAGIPEESEAIIANNDGGDSLSDDSDDTSYSTWKRPPPPDKRIHRYLDEMRHPGTEPDLTATLPMDPREYTDVFSPPIVLPSQKLTSAGQNGAVSAALSSPRSRNPSSSVDQEELDLLYDPCLNCYFDPKTHKYYELA, encoded by the exons ATGTTTAAACATGAGTTTCAG GGAGGTCCCTTTGTGGAAGTGTTCAGCGCCCAAGGCCGTGATGTGGCCAAATGGAGGCTTAGCGGGAGCGCATCAACTAAAAACAAAGTCTATGACAAGGACGTTAAGggctttgtttacattttggaGGGCGAGACAACCACGACCAAAATGAGCCTTCCCAAAGACGAGAAACACTCTCTGTGTCTTTTGCAGCGCTTTTTGGTTCTTCAGTTATATGTACCGCTAGGACATTCGTTCTCTCTCGAGTTTGGGGTCACAGATTCTGGAAATAACAAACGGAGGATTTTGTTGTCGTCAAATCACAGGGAAGTTACTATCACGCATTTCCACGCGCGGTTTCCTCTGAATATACTTCGCCTTGGCGTTTGGTTAAATCTTTGTGTGGATCTGCAGTCTTTAGTTGGAGAAACCTTTAAGGGTCAGTCTTTTAAGGCTCTGGAAAACTTAACGATATCGGCAAGTTGTCGGTTGCGGAAAATTTTTACTATGAAATTGCAACCATGTGATACAACTGACGATGATGAAATTTACAGTTGTGGAAATACAAACATTGGTGAGTTGGACAACATCCCCAAAGCACTACAGCTGTCAACAACCCCTGACATTCAATATTATACACAG GTAATCAACATGGCCAAGCTTTGGcacacagaaatcaaatcaaaggaaaaggcTGGCCTTCCTCCACCATCTACACCCATACTTAGTGATTCTGAACTAAACAATCGGCCAGAAGACGAACCAACACACATTGCATTTGGTTCAAAAATTGTTATTCCCAAACATGCACGTAAATCCTCGCGCGAAGGAGGTTCCTCTTCTGCAGGGATGCGCTCCTCGTCTGGACTATTAAATCGAAGCGGTTCAATACCCCAGTTACGGACTGTTTCACCAGCTGTGGAGCCAGAAAGTGGGAGAGAAAGTAGTCGCCAAACTCAGAGACTTTCTTGTCAAAGATCTCTCTCAGATGCTACCAGTTTACAAAGCAGAGACCAATCACATATTCAGTTAGAAGTTGAAGCTTCACAATCCACGATGCAACCTCGTCCTCCAAGGACAGGTTCTGGAGGAACTAGTAGACGAAGGCCGTTTAGGGTCAAACATCCAGGAAGTGGAAATGCGAAATCACGGAATGCCGATGATCAGGATGTCGCAAATTCATTTAAGACTCAGGTGAATGGCACGGAGTCAAAAGATATCATCTCCGAGAAAGATATGGACAGCAATCCCGAGTCAATATCTAGATCACAAAGTGAAAGTTCTTTGAAAATGTCAGGCAGTGAAGATAGCCTATCAGAGTCTTTGAAcaagtttaaaatacaaattccAGCCAAAGAGCAAAATGGCCACAACAATGGTTATGATATTGACTCAAGAGGAACTCAACCACACACAGCAGATACTGAGAAAGAATCACCAcctgttttcacttttttttcaaaacctcGATCAGCACCAAGGTCACCAAGAAATCGTCAAAGAAAGCAATCTGATAGCAATGCTAGTATGGGCATGCAGGAGCCACAGGATAAACTAGGGCTACAAACTTCACCACAGGCACTCAATGTGCCAGACCCGAAGAGTAAGAGGCAGGGCCGTGGTAGGAAAGATAGCAACAAATCGGAATATGATAGTGACTTTCACCGAGCCTCAGGAGAAAGTTCAGCTGAGGAGGATGACTTACAGAACTTTTTAAAGACAAGTGGAAACTCTCGTTGTAGCTCAAGAGGCTCTAAATTGAGTCCATTAACTCCAAGCCCAGAACCTGATCCATTGTCCAACTCACAAATTTTAAGGATGAGTATCAGAAGTAGTCTTCTGAAGGAG ATCCCTTCACCTCGTAAAAGCAACACAAGAATTTACGATGCCAAGAACTACCAATCTGATGCAAGTTTGTGGAGAAACTGTCAATCTGATGCAAGTTCCTGGCGATTTGACACATCTGTCATGAGTAACAGTATGTCAGATAACTCGCAGGATCAGTCGTTGAACAGTTCAGTGGGTGAAGATCGCATTATAATCGCTGGAATCCCAGAGGAATCAGAGGCAATAATTGCCAATAATGATGGTGGGGATTCCCTGAGTGATGACAGTGATGATACTAGCTACTCCACCTGGAAACGACCCCCTCCCCCTGATAAGAGGATACACCGTTACTTAGATGAAATGAGG CATCCTGGAACAGAGCCAGACCTGACAGCGACATTGCCAATGGATCCCAGAGAGTATACTGATGTGTTCAGTCCACCCATTGTTCTACCAAGTCAAAAGTTAACTTCAG